The Archangium primigenium genomic interval GCCGTTTGGCCTCGGTCTCCTCGCTGAAATACGGGGCGGCCGTTCCCTTGAACGGGAGCAGGGTGCCCAGGAACACCTTGACGCCGCGCGCCTTCGCCTGGTCCACCATCGTCTGGAGGCCGGCGGTGATGTCGTTGGCCGTCACCGCCTGCGCCGGCACGAAGCCGCCGAAGCCGATGTCGTTGATGCCGATCAGGATGAGGGCGTGGGTGACCCCCGTCGTGCCCAGCACATCCCGCTCGAAGCGATCCACGCCCTTGGGCCCGATGGTGGCGTTGAGCACCCGGTTGCCCCCAATGCCCTGATTGACCACGCTGAACCCCTCGAGCGCCGGGTCGGCCGCGACGCGACGCGAGAGGAAGTCCGGGTAGCGGTGGGCCGCGTCCACGGTCGACGCCGCGCCATCCGTGATGGAGTCCCCGAAGGCGACGATGACGCCGCGCGCCTCGGCGGAGCTCACGTCGATGCCGGTCACCCAGGAGTAGGACGGCTGCGTCTCCGTGGGGGTGAAGGTCGCGGCGCCCAGGGCGTTTCCGGACACGATCGCGTTGGTCTGCTGACCCTGCGAGTGCTCGGTCGCCGCGGGGGTCGCTTGAGGCACGTACACCGTGACCGCCACGTCCGTCTGGGCGGGGAGGGAGAAGGGCGCCTCGTCGCTCCAGGACTCCTGCCCGGCGGAGACGGTCACGGACGCCTGCCCGTTGAAGCGCAGGGCGGTATCCGTGGAGGCCTCGATGGACGCGCCGCCGGTGCTCCGGGCGATGTGCACACCGCCGAGGGTGAGGGGCGTGGCGCCGAAGAGGTTCGACACCCGCACCCGGACCTTGTCCCCGCCGGCCGAGACCCGCATCACATGGCGGATGGATTGATCCTGGAAGGAGCGCGGAGTCGGCGGCGGAAACCCTTCAATCGGAACGCGTTCGTTGTAGTCCTGCGGCGCGGCCGTCCAGGTGGCCTGCGATTTCCGCGCGTCGTCGGCGTCGTCGGCGTCGTCGCAGGCGCCCAGGCAGGCGGCGAGGCACGCGACGGCCACGACGCTGAAGAAGCGTCGAGGCGAGACGTTTGTCGGGGGGGTGTTTCGCATGAAGGATTCTCCTCGGGAGCGGACCGCGTGAGTGGCCTGGATCAGGGTACTACGCACGGCTGTCGCCTCTCGGACCTCCCGCGGGGGCCGAGGCTTGATGGGTGCTTCGTGGTGGATATCATTTACGACGTAAAGTCTCCCCGAGGCACACTTCCCGACGCACCCCCCGATGAGCGAAGGAGGACGACATGTCAGCGAGTGACATCCATTCCAGAGAGTCGGCATCCACCGAGGCCTCGCCCCCAGGCCCGGTCTCCATTCCCATGGACCCGCACGTCTCCCCCGAGGACTACGCGAGGATGCGCGAGCAGGGCCGCGTCGCCCGGGTGTCCTTCGTGCTCGGGGACAAGACGGGCGTGGCGCCGGAGTCGGACATCCGCGACTTCCTGAAGCAGGAGCACCTCTTCGTCTCGCGCTACGACGACGTGGTCGCCGCCCTGCTCGACTCCCG includes:
- a CDS encoding SGNH/GDSL hydrolase family protein; translation: MRNTPPTNVSPRRFFSVVAVACLAACLGACDDADDADDARKSQATWTAAPQDYNERVPIEGFPPPTPRSFQDQSIRHVMRVSAGGDKVRVRVSNLFGATPLTLGGVHIARSTGGASIEASTDTALRFNGQASVTVSAGQESWSDEAPFSLPAQTDVAVTVYVPQATPAATEHSQGQQTNAIVSGNALGAATFTPTETQPSYSWVTGIDVSSAEARGVIVAFGDSITDGAASTVDAAHRYPDFLSRRVAADPALEGFSVVNQGIGGNRVLNATIGPKGVDRFERDVLGTTGVTHALILIGINDIGFGGFVPAQAVTANDITAGLQTMVDQAKARGVKVFLGTLLPFKGTAAPYFSEETEAKRQAVNAWIRANTARAQGIIDFEAATRDPADPLRLRAEYDSGDHLHPNDVGYEAMAQAIDLSAFR